In Ovis canadensis isolate MfBH-ARS-UI-01 breed Bighorn chromosome 11, ARS-UI_OviCan_v2, whole genome shotgun sequence, one genomic interval encodes:
- the FBXW10B gene encoding F-box and WD repeat domain containing protein 10B isoform X2, giving the protein MANLESRLKNAPYFRCEKGNDSLPVCQKCETCILAWKIFSTREWFWRVGAGFQRRFLVSVLQQLDSPYLLHYFLTLLQTTQGKDLVYHRTRVDLSRKEGKMIQSWNQTLDETVEQKMREALRWLQNSSQRTKANYTLLLLQMCDPGLLLTATDVIRVLFLREWGDASGTDPDFTNMFLIPEKGRVHSCDTSQVCWAARTRHTTFPLSKAAGKASLHDLVRRGAATAEMQWKSSLQCISEMNRLFSEKAKSGLAPAPDVLLELDTVRKLSSGVSRYCDFIRQLPIHLSKYILSLLDRSTLNRCSFVSQHWAALAQQVKTDLSMHSFIQHQITFLQGSYTRGIDPSYASKVIIPIPKMTDDGKRLRVKNQKWKLRTKNDYNLWTAYQNQETQQVQMEERNVFCGSYNIRILSDTWDRNRIIHYSGGDLLAVSSNRKIQLLDIIRVKEIPIRFRGHAGSVRALFLCEEENFLLSGSYDLSIRYWDLKSGACIRIFNGHQGTITCMDVYKNKLASGAKDCQVKEWDIETGKCLKTFKHKDPILDTRINDTYIVSSCEKGLVKVWHMATAQLVKTLNGHEGAVKCLYFDQWHLLSGSTDGLVMAWSMVGKYERCLMAFKHPKMVINTESNILLFQFENIKWQYSVERAKQKKKDREEDREENSFAEVLSKSSTQVYSPRDSVSSRQTAQESLLSKPHRSRIFRRTSRLPTGVLMETPPSPGKPKSPWKDGRKRLGSQEANGMGAEQENLEAKPVVAGDQKTDDMEKLPKQRYLGISGDLISRSKKSWGIPMSPDQFLLTVNALQKAHNSGEFAYPRRPQAQIIDVWGPSIPYPRKVLSLKGQVVQQAVDRLRFSTPPIEVKQTNIPLKIQKLQPNLKKSVHGPRVQSTIPQPVLICPRFRGGSKGEDRATSSTDGVRNFSPLTSTQVIKPNRMLAPLVSTAAQAARKERPRFCSALDPLRVNTEFMLLTVKEQKEYREARMKEFQAIKPVGAVDPEKASRAAWIRKIKGLPIDNFMKLGKTAAPELGQNVFI; this is encoded by the exons ATGGCAAACCTGGAGTCCAGGCTCAAGAATGCCCCGTACTTTCGCTGTGAGAAGGGGAATGATTCTCTCCCTGTGTGCCAGAAGTGTGAGACATGCATCCTGGCCTGGAAGATCTTCTCCACGCGAGAGTGGTTCTGGAGGGTGGGTGCTGGGTTCCAGAGGAGGTTCCTGGTGAGTGTCCTGCAGCAACTGGACAGCCCGTACTTGTTACACTACTTCCTAACCCTCCTGCAGACCACACAGGGCAAGGACCTGGTCTACCACAGGACCCGGGTCGACCTGAGCAGGAAGGAGGGCAAGATGATCCAGTCCTGGAATCAAACGCTGGACGAGACGGTGGAGCAGAAGATGCGGGAGGCTCTGCGTTGGCTCCAGAACAGCAGCCAGCGGACGAAGGCCAACTACACGCTCCTGCTGCTGCAGATGTGTGACCCCGGATTGCTGCTCACCGCCACTGATGTCATCAGAGTCCTGTTTCTGAGAGAGTGGGGTGACGCCTCAG GGACTGACCCAGACTTTACCAACATGTTTTTAATCCCTGAGAAAGGCCGCGTACACTCGTGCGACACCTCACAAGTCTGCTGGGCAGCCAGAACCAGGCACACAACCTTCCCGTTGTCCAAAGCTGCAGGAAAAGCAAGCTTGCATGACCTTGTGCGGCGGGGAGCAGCCACTGCTG AAATGCAGTGGAAGAGTTCGCTCCAGTGTATTTCCGAGATGAACAGGCTATTTTCTGAAAAAGCCAAATCAGGCTTGGCCCCGGCCCCTGATGTGCTGCTGGAGCTGGATACCGTCAGAAAACTGTCCTCTGGGGTCAGCAGGTACTGCGACTTCATCCGCCAGCTGCCCATCCACCTCTCCAAGTATATCCTAA GCTTGCTGGATAGGAGCACCTTGAACAGGTGTAGCTTTGTGAGCCAGCACTGGGCGGCGCTAGCGCAGCAGGTCAAGACCGACCTGTCCATGCACTCCTTCATCCAGCACCAGATCACCTTCCTGCAG GGGTCCTACACCAGGGGAATAGACCCTAGTTACGCCAGCAAGGTTATTATCCCAATTCCGAAAATGACGGATGATGGGAAGCGCCTACGTGTGAAAAATCAGAAGTGGAAACTGAGAACAAAG AATGACTACAACCTGTGGACTGCGTACCAGAACCAGGAGACTCAGCAGGTGCAGATGGAGGAGAGGAATGTCTTCTGTGGCTCTTACAACATCCGCATCCTCTCTGACAC GTGGGACCGAAACAGAATCATCCACTATTCTGGGGGAGATTTGTTAGCTGTGTCATCCAATCGAAAGATCCAGCTTCTGGACATCATACGTGTAAAGGAGATACCCATCAGGTTTCGAGGCCATGCTGGGAGTGTCCGGGCCCTCTTCTTGTGTGAAGAAGAAAACTTTCTCCTGAGTGGGAGTTATGACCTGAGTATCAG ATACTGGGATCTGAAAAGTGGGGCTTGTATACGCATCTTCAACGGCCACCAGGGGACCATCACCTGCATGGATGTGTATAAGAACAAGCTCGCCTCTGGAGCAAAAGATTGCCAGGTAAAAG AGTGGGATATAGAGACAGGGAAGTGCCTAAAGACCTTCAAACACAAAGACCCCATCCTGGACACCAGGATCAATGACACCTACATCGTGAGCAGCTGTGAGAAAGGCTTGGTCAAAGTGTGGCACATGGCCACGGCCCAGCTGGTaaag ACGCTCAACGGCCATGAGGGGGCCGTGAAATGTCTATACTTCGACCAGTGGCATCTCCTTTCGGGAAGCACTGATGGCCTGGTCATGGCCTGGAGCATGGTGGGAAAGTACGAGCGGTGCCTCATGGCCTTCAAGCATCCAAA GATGGTGATCAACACGGAGAGCAACATCCTCCTGTTTCAGTTTGAGAATATCAAGTGGCAGTACTCAGTGGAGCGggccaaacaaaagaagaaggaCAGAGAGGAGGACAGGGAAGAAAACAGCTTTGCAGAAGTCCTCTCCAAGTCTAGCACCCAggtctacagtccaagggattctgtgTCCAGCAGGCAGACAGCCCAGGAGTCCCTGTTAAGCAAACCTCACAGGTCCCGCATCTTCCGGAGGACATCCAGATTACCTACAG GTGTGTTAATGGAAACACCTCCAAGTCCAGGAAAGCCAAAGTCACCATGGAAAGATGGCAGGAAGAGACTGGGTTCTCAGGAAGCAAATGGCATGGGTGCTGAGCAGGAGAATTTGGAAGCAAAACCTGTTGTCGCCGGAGATCAGAAGACGG ATGATATGGAGAAATTACCAAAACAAAGGTATCTGGGAATTTCAGGAGACTTGATCAGTCGCTCAAAGAAGTCCTGGGGCATTCCCATGTCACCTGACCAGTTCCTCCTGACCGTGAACGCCCTGCAGAAAGCCCATAATTCTGGGGAGTTTGCCTATCCCCGGAGGCCCCAGGCCCAGATCATCGATGTCTGGGGACCTTCCATTCCATACCCAAGGAAGGTCTTGAGTTTGAAGGGCCAAGTGGTCCAACAAGCAGTTGACCGACTGAGATTCAGCACTCCTCCCATAGAAGTGAAGCAGACCAATATTCCCCTCAAAATCCAGAAGCTTCAGCCCAACCTGAAGAAGTCTGTACATGGCCCCCGAGTGCAGTCCACCATCCCCCAGCCGGTGCTTATCTGCCCCAGGTTCCGTGGTGGCTCGAAGGGCGAAGACCGGGCGACCAGTTCAACTGATGGAGTGCGCAACTTCAGCCCCTTAACCAGCACGCAGGTCATCAAGCCAAACCGCATGCTGGCTCCGCTCGTGAGCACCGCAGCCCAGGCTGCCAGGAAAGAACGGCCCCGCTTCTGCTCTGCCCTTGACCCCTTACGAGTGAACACAGAGTTCATGCTGCTGACTGTGAAGGAGCAGAAAGAGTATAGGGAGGCCAGGATGAAAGAGTTTCAGGCCATAAAGCCAGTTGGAGCGGTCGATCCAGAAAAGGCCAGCAGAGCtgcatggatcaggaagatcaaaGGTCTGCCCATCGACAACTTCATGAAGCTGGGGAAAACCGCGGCCCCTGAACTTGGACAGAATGTGTTTATTTGA
- the FBXW10B gene encoding F-box and WD repeat domain containing protein 10B isoform X1, with protein sequence MANLESRLKNAPYFRCEKGNDSLPVCQKCETCILAWKIFSTREWFWRVGAGFQRRFLVSVLQQLDSPYLLHYFLTLLQTTQGKDLVYHRTRVDLSRKEGKMIQSWNQTLDETVEQKMREALRWLQNSSQRTKANYTLLLLQMCDPGLLLTATDVIRVLFLREWGDASGTDPDFTNMFLIPEKGRVHSCDTSQVCWAARTRHTTFPLSKAAGKASLHDLVRRGAATAEMQWKSSLQCISEMNRLFSEKAKSGLAPAPDVLLELDTVRKLSSGVSRYCDFIRQLPIHLSKYILSLLDRSTLNRCSFVSQHWAALAQQVKTDLSMHSFIQHQITFLQGSYTRGIDPSYASKVIIPIPKMTDDGKRLRVKNQKWKLRTKNDYNLWTAYQNQETQQVQMEERNVFCGSYNIRILSDTWDRNRIIHYSGGDLLAVSSNRKIQLLDIIRVKEIPIRFRGHAGSVRALFLCEEENFLLSGSYDLSIRYWDLKSGACIRIFNGHQGTITCMDVYKNKLASGAKDCQVKEWDIETGKCLKTFKHKDPILDTRINDTYIVSSCEKGLVKVWHMATAQLVKTLNGHEGAVKCLYFDQWHLLSGSTDGLVMAWSMVGKYERCLMAFKHPKEVLHVALLFLRVISACADGKIRIYNFLNGNCLKVMKANGRGDPVLSFFIQGNRMVINTESNILLFQFENIKWQYSVERAKQKKKDREEDREENSFAEVLSKSSTQVYSPRDSVSSRQTAQESLLSKPHRSRIFRRTSRLPTGVLMETPPSPGKPKSPWKDGRKRLGSQEANGMGAEQENLEAKPVVAGDQKTDDMEKLPKQRYLGISGDLISRSKKSWGIPMSPDQFLLTVNALQKAHNSGEFAYPRRPQAQIIDVWGPSIPYPRKVLSLKGQVVQQAVDRLRFSTPPIEVKQTNIPLKIQKLQPNLKKSVHGPRVQSTIPQPVLICPRFRGGSKGEDRATSSTDGVRNFSPLTSTQVIKPNRMLAPLVSTAAQAARKERPRFCSALDPLRVNTEFMLLTVKEQKEYREARMKEFQAIKPVGAVDPEKASRAAWIRKIKGLPIDNFMKLGKTAAPELGQNVFI encoded by the exons ATGGCAAACCTGGAGTCCAGGCTCAAGAATGCCCCGTACTTTCGCTGTGAGAAGGGGAATGATTCTCTCCCTGTGTGCCAGAAGTGTGAGACATGCATCCTGGCCTGGAAGATCTTCTCCACGCGAGAGTGGTTCTGGAGGGTGGGTGCTGGGTTCCAGAGGAGGTTCCTGGTGAGTGTCCTGCAGCAACTGGACAGCCCGTACTTGTTACACTACTTCCTAACCCTCCTGCAGACCACACAGGGCAAGGACCTGGTCTACCACAGGACCCGGGTCGACCTGAGCAGGAAGGAGGGCAAGATGATCCAGTCCTGGAATCAAACGCTGGACGAGACGGTGGAGCAGAAGATGCGGGAGGCTCTGCGTTGGCTCCAGAACAGCAGCCAGCGGACGAAGGCCAACTACACGCTCCTGCTGCTGCAGATGTGTGACCCCGGATTGCTGCTCACCGCCACTGATGTCATCAGAGTCCTGTTTCTGAGAGAGTGGGGTGACGCCTCAG GGACTGACCCAGACTTTACCAACATGTTTTTAATCCCTGAGAAAGGCCGCGTACACTCGTGCGACACCTCACAAGTCTGCTGGGCAGCCAGAACCAGGCACACAACCTTCCCGTTGTCCAAAGCTGCAGGAAAAGCAAGCTTGCATGACCTTGTGCGGCGGGGAGCAGCCACTGCTG AAATGCAGTGGAAGAGTTCGCTCCAGTGTATTTCCGAGATGAACAGGCTATTTTCTGAAAAAGCCAAATCAGGCTTGGCCCCGGCCCCTGATGTGCTGCTGGAGCTGGATACCGTCAGAAAACTGTCCTCTGGGGTCAGCAGGTACTGCGACTTCATCCGCCAGCTGCCCATCCACCTCTCCAAGTATATCCTAA GCTTGCTGGATAGGAGCACCTTGAACAGGTGTAGCTTTGTGAGCCAGCACTGGGCGGCGCTAGCGCAGCAGGTCAAGACCGACCTGTCCATGCACTCCTTCATCCAGCACCAGATCACCTTCCTGCAG GGGTCCTACACCAGGGGAATAGACCCTAGTTACGCCAGCAAGGTTATTATCCCAATTCCGAAAATGACGGATGATGGGAAGCGCCTACGTGTGAAAAATCAGAAGTGGAAACTGAGAACAAAG AATGACTACAACCTGTGGACTGCGTACCAGAACCAGGAGACTCAGCAGGTGCAGATGGAGGAGAGGAATGTCTTCTGTGGCTCTTACAACATCCGCATCCTCTCTGACAC GTGGGACCGAAACAGAATCATCCACTATTCTGGGGGAGATTTGTTAGCTGTGTCATCCAATCGAAAGATCCAGCTTCTGGACATCATACGTGTAAAGGAGATACCCATCAGGTTTCGAGGCCATGCTGGGAGTGTCCGGGCCCTCTTCTTGTGTGAAGAAGAAAACTTTCTCCTGAGTGGGAGTTATGACCTGAGTATCAG ATACTGGGATCTGAAAAGTGGGGCTTGTATACGCATCTTCAACGGCCACCAGGGGACCATCACCTGCATGGATGTGTATAAGAACAAGCTCGCCTCTGGAGCAAAAGATTGCCAGGTAAAAG AGTGGGATATAGAGACAGGGAAGTGCCTAAAGACCTTCAAACACAAAGACCCCATCCTGGACACCAGGATCAATGACACCTACATCGTGAGCAGCTGTGAGAAAGGCTTGGTCAAAGTGTGGCACATGGCCACGGCCCAGCTGGTaaag ACGCTCAACGGCCATGAGGGGGCCGTGAAATGTCTATACTTCGACCAGTGGCATCTCCTTTCGGGAAGCACTGATGGCCTGGTCATGGCCTGGAGCATGGTGGGAAAGTACGAGCGGTGCCTCATGGCCTTCAAGCATCCAAA GGAGGTTCTCCATgtggcccttctcttcctccgGGTCATCAGTGCTTGTGCCGATGGCAAGATCCGCATTTACAATTTCCTAAACGGGAACTGTCTGAAGGTGATGAAAGCCAATGGCAGAGGTGATCCTGTGCTGTCCTTCTTTATTCAGGGCAACAG GATGGTGATCAACACGGAGAGCAACATCCTCCTGTTTCAGTTTGAGAATATCAAGTGGCAGTACTCAGTGGAGCGggccaaacaaaagaagaaggaCAGAGAGGAGGACAGGGAAGAAAACAGCTTTGCAGAAGTCCTCTCCAAGTCTAGCACCCAggtctacagtccaagggattctgtgTCCAGCAGGCAGACAGCCCAGGAGTCCCTGTTAAGCAAACCTCACAGGTCCCGCATCTTCCGGAGGACATCCAGATTACCTACAG GTGTGTTAATGGAAACACCTCCAAGTCCAGGAAAGCCAAAGTCACCATGGAAAGATGGCAGGAAGAGACTGGGTTCTCAGGAAGCAAATGGCATGGGTGCTGAGCAGGAGAATTTGGAAGCAAAACCTGTTGTCGCCGGAGATCAGAAGACGG ATGATATGGAGAAATTACCAAAACAAAGGTATCTGGGAATTTCAGGAGACTTGATCAGTCGCTCAAAGAAGTCCTGGGGCATTCCCATGTCACCTGACCAGTTCCTCCTGACCGTGAACGCCCTGCAGAAAGCCCATAATTCTGGGGAGTTTGCCTATCCCCGGAGGCCCCAGGCCCAGATCATCGATGTCTGGGGACCTTCCATTCCATACCCAAGGAAGGTCTTGAGTTTGAAGGGCCAAGTGGTCCAACAAGCAGTTGACCGACTGAGATTCAGCACTCCTCCCATAGAAGTGAAGCAGACCAATATTCCCCTCAAAATCCAGAAGCTTCAGCCCAACCTGAAGAAGTCTGTACATGGCCCCCGAGTGCAGTCCACCATCCCCCAGCCGGTGCTTATCTGCCCCAGGTTCCGTGGTGGCTCGAAGGGCGAAGACCGGGCGACCAGTTCAACTGATGGAGTGCGCAACTTCAGCCCCTTAACCAGCACGCAGGTCATCAAGCCAAACCGCATGCTGGCTCCGCTCGTGAGCACCGCAGCCCAGGCTGCCAGGAAAGAACGGCCCCGCTTCTGCTCTGCCCTTGACCCCTTACGAGTGAACACAGAGTTCATGCTGCTGACTGTGAAGGAGCAGAAAGAGTATAGGGAGGCCAGGATGAAAGAGTTTCAGGCCATAAAGCCAGTTGGAGCGGTCGATCCAGAAAAGGCCAGCAGAGCtgcatggatcaggaagatcaaaGGTCTGCCCATCGACAACTTCATGAAGCTGGGGAAAACCGCGGCCCCTGAACTTGGACAGAATGTGTTTATTTGA